In Glycine soja cultivar W05 chromosome 10, ASM419377v2, whole genome shotgun sequence, the genomic stretch agtaattaaacttttacaaattataattatcttttacTCATTTTCAtactttaaaatgttttatgattttttcattatattgctataagtaattcaatttctttcttgtttttatctcaataaaattttcatgttttctttctttagaGCAACTCACTGTCaagaaaaattgtttatttgtgtGATTCTAGAAAAATGAATAGTGtatttttatagaaatattttacgtaatttgaaattatatcttttgaaatttgtttaatcaatattttgttatctcttatttttattatctttatccaatctaatatattattatactaatattttttttaaaaaaaaatataacaatctaatatattaaaataatttaatctattttttttatttactaaaaaatatatttaaataatctttatttaaataattattaaattattttttggatattaCATGAAACTATATGCTCTATGTAATatggtgtatattttttttgttattatcatAATAGTAAGAATTGGACTAAATAATTTGAGTTTGagtatataatttttgtgtTGAATGTCTTATATTTGGTTGAGCTTtaggttaaaaaaattcaatagaaataatataatttttttatagggacaaaaaaaaattatatacattaacgataaaaaaaaaacctggtGTGGGAATTTACACCACAACACCTAAGGTGCATCCGCCAATGTTCATTCCAAACCCTAATAATAGTGCAATTAATTTTTCTCACTGTGATTCTTGTTCTCTATATATAGTTTGTTAATTATCGCTATTATACAACTATGCCTACAATATAACAGTATAATACACTGCCCAAGCAATATCGTTAGTACCTAATTAGTACTTTTTCATAGTATAATTAGGCTTATTAAGATCATTTTGCTTAGTGTTATGGGGATTACCCAGACAATAAGCACAATACGTACGATAAGAAGCCGACGTATGTATAACTAAAGGTGTAGGCTATATAACGCGAATAATAAGTGGCACGTGGCATAACAATTTATCTCACGGCTTTATAAGTACTGTAACAATATTCAAATAGGGACAACTTTGATTCATTATGAAAAAATCCACACTGTCTAAATTATTTCTGATCTCTCGCTCGATCATTAACACCATATATAACACTTAGTAATGAAGAAACACATAGTAGTATTGGATTAAAAATATGAGCCTAATCAGCTCTCGATATATAACTTTTGCATGAACTTCTAGTTGATTCCACAATCATGAAACGGAACTcttatatatacatcaagctaACTTGTGTAGTTGTGTTTTAGTGCGGTGTGGATAAGTATCAGGGGACAATCTGTGTTTTTCATGAAATAGATTGTAGTGGCATCTCAGACTTTGTTGGAAAAACCATAGTGACACTGATATAGTAATTGAACTTTTTTGCACCTAGCTAATCAAgtgcttgaaaaaaaatgaaaaagtaaggGTTATTGGGGCTACCTTTTTAATTGATGAATCATATATGGTTAGTCAGAAATTATTATGTAATCTTAAATTATCACATATTTATGATCTcaactaatttttataatatatgtaattaatttttaaagaaaaattaattaaattcgaTTATGTatcacataaaaattatttaaggacATAGTCATTAATTTAAtactatataataatttctcttctttggcctTTGTTATGTTTTCATATTGCATGCACTTGGTGCACGTAACACCTTTTCCTATCTTGTACATTTTTGTGCTAAAATAGAAACCAACTTCTCAGTAATTATGAACCCCATAACACTAGGATGGAAGTGACCAAAATTCCAAAATGcaatatttaattagaaattagaGTGACCTATTCCACCCTATTCCTCTCAAGTGGTTGTAACCTTCTTGTCTTTAGTTCCATAGCCTCCATgttcccaatttttttttggagtcATATTGGACCACTCACACATGGAGATGAAGGACTAACTTGCATTAATATGGAAAAATAACACCATGTGCTTTGTCATAACTtgcttcacaaacaaatattggTCATTTGAAATGTTACCTCAGTCTTACCATTTGCGTTTGCGAACTTATCATTTTGTTCGAAACAACAAATGGAAGTGCATAAAACGTGTTGATTTTGGACGGTTCAGAGTACCCGCAGTGCCTTTTCTCAGTTAGAAACGCAAATAGTCCTGGTTCACAATTTATTCTCCTTTGACATAAACAAAATTCTTATTCAAATAACTTTAATTTGTTATTCTTATCATATTCTAAAAGATAACATCGTTGTccacataaattaattaaactaaatcaATTAACAGATATGTGATCACTACTTAAACTGTAAAGTAATTATATGACCTAATTAAGGATGCgtgtaattatttatataatactaagattattttttttttgctgaattatatatttaatactaaGATAATGGTATGAATTGTCAATTAGTTTTGTCTACTAATAATCTTTTTGGGTCTAGGTAACAAAGAATTTGCTtcctttaaataattaatgtcggaTATAAGTAttgtgaaaatgaaaagaaaagagtccgatcagaagaagaagaaaaacaatgaagAGATATTAACAAATCTTTATTTCTTAAACGAGTtcgttaattttatttcatcttaaattaattattacgaaagtaatttttaaatagttaagaGCCTCAACTgaggtataaaaaaaaagtccacaTAACGTGTAAACAAGTTCATACAGTAACTGACAAAATATTGAGATAAGTAATCGATAAGATATATTAAGCACCACCAATTAATCATCTCATAAGTGACAGGttagtttcttaaattttaaacaattaaaagtcACACAAATTGATAGCTGAACTTTGTGATAAAACGtacatatatatgataaataattaaattgttctCTATCCGACAATTTtctaattaacataataataactCAGTTTAATTTCTTATGTCAAATCCTCGTCTTAGGATTGAGTCTTTATTTCTGTTAAAATTCATATAACAAACCTTTTTCCTTCATGGTGGAGTTCTgatattcttttctttatgattcCTTCATGGTACTGTCCAATGGATCGGGTATCAATCATCGCCACATGCAGATCCAAATGGTGAGTGAGTTCTCCCTTGACTTTGATTTGTCTTtacttttgtattttatttgaatctttaaatgatcaatattcattgagtttattatttatatatacaacaatttttcacattaattttttaatatttcttctgGTTAATTGCACCTACCATTCTATTGATATTTTcctctcttctctttttatCTCATATTTACTATATACAAATGTTTACATCAATCGAAATTGcatgtacaaatttaatttctaatattcTTCATGTCTTACTCTTGTACCATGCATGCATGCAATAACCCCTATCAATGCCAATACCACAGGGCCCATGTACTACAATGGAATCTACCATCTATTTTACCAATACAACCCAAAAGGAGCAGTTTGGGGCAACATAGTGTGGGGACACGCAGTATCAAAGGACCTCATCAATTGGAAAGAACTTGAACCTGCCCTATACCCATCAAAACCCTTTGACAAATACGGGGTTTGGTCCGGGTCAGCCACTGTACTCCCGGGTAAAGGACCCGTAATCCTTTATACTGGAGTCATTGACAAGCAAAGCAATGAGGTCCAATTGTATGCCATACCTGAAAACAAATCCGAcccatttttaagaaaatgggtCAAGCCTAAGGCCTTTAACCCGATTGTGGTCGCGGATCACAGCATGAATGCTAGTGTTTTCCGCGACCCAACCACCGCATGGTGGAGCAAAGATGGACATTGGAGGATGTTGATTGGTGGTAGAAGAAAAGATAGAGGAATGGCCTATTTATATAGAAGTAAGGATTTTGTGAAGTGGATCCAAGCCAAGCACCCGATCCATTCGGCTGCATCCACGGGCATGTGGGAGTGCCCGGATTTTTATCCCGTTTCTTTGAAAGGGAAAAACGGGTTAGACATATCCGTAGTTGGGAGTAGTAGTATTAAGCATGTTCTCAAGAATAGCCTTGACCTTACTAGGTATGAGTACTACACAATTGGAACATACTTCAAAAATAAGGATAAGTATATTCCGGATAACACTTCGGAAGATGGTTGGGGTGGACTTAGATATGATTATGGCAACTTTTATGCTTCCAAGTCATTCTTTGACCCAAGCAAGAATCGAAGGATCTTGTGGGCTTGGGCAAACGAATCAGATTCCAAAGAAGACGATGTTAAGAAAGGATGGGCAGGGATTCAGGTATTTTATGTACATGGAATTCAATTTATATGtttctgttttatatattttgatttgatctTTATCCTAGTAATTAATTACTTGTTACTTCACATTAACATCATAACTTGCATGCATGTGTACACAACACATTCTTTTTTAGGTAtacttatttttgttatatatatattaaaatttcagtCAATTCCTAGAACCGTGTGGCTTGATTATGGTGGGAAACAGTTGGTGCAATGGCCAGTTGAAGAATTAAATAGTCTTAGAAAGAAAGAAGTTAAAATAAGTCACCAAAAGCTTAAGAAGGGACAGCATGTTGAAGTTAAAGGGATTACTGCAGCTCAGGTCAGTTTcctaattaattgattatattgagtttaatttttatgcacggttctaataagaaaaaatagacTTAACTAACcagaaattttgataaatataacatttaagataatcatagtaaaaatatattatatatgataaattatgatcaaataactatatataatacagattattttttcttcattataaGTTATGATATGATAACATGCACATAATATATATTGCAGGCTGACGTGGAAGTTACCTTCTCATTCTCAAGCTTGGACAGGGCAGAGCCATTTGATTCTAGGTGGGTGAACGCACAGGATCTATGTTCACAAAAGGGTTCAAAGGTTCAAGGTGGGGTTGGGCCATTTGGGCTTTTGACTTTGGCTTCAGAAAAATTGGAGGAGTTTACTCCAGTGTTCTTCAGAATTTTTAAAGCTCCAAACAAGCACGTGATTCTCATGTGCTCCGATGCAAGAAGGTAATTTGTGGAGTAACTAAAATGGGGGTGAggacttccatattattccaatTGCTTT encodes the following:
- the LOC114370844 gene encoding beta-fructofuranosidase, insoluble isoenzyme 1-like isoform X1, translating into MALPICLTVIAIFTLCCVINCNNGVEAFHDIYPDLQSISARSVSKLQRTGYHFQPRKNWINDPNGPMYYNGIYHLFYQYNPKGAVWGNIVWGHAVSKDLINWKELEPALYPSKPFDKYGVWSGSATVLPGKGPVILYTGVIDKQSNEVQLYAIPENKSDPFLRKWVKPKAFNPIVVADHSMNASVFRDPTTAWWSKDGHWRMLIGGRRKDRGMAYLYRSKDFVKWIQAKHPIHSAASTGMWECPDFYPVSLKGKNGLDISVVGSSSIKHVLKNSLDLTRYEYYTIGTYFKNKDKYIPDNTSEDGWGGLRYDYGNFYASKSFFDPSKNRRILWAWANESDSKEDDVKKGWAGIQSIPRTVWLDYGGKQLVQWPVEELNSLRKKEVKISHQKLKKGQHVEVKGITAAQADVEVTFSFSSLDRAEPFDSRWVNAQDLCSQKGSKVQGGVGPFGLLTLASEKLEEFTPVFFRIFKAPNKHVILMCSDARSSSLKRELYKPSFAGFVNVDLAKNKKLSLKSLIDHSVVESFGAGGRTNILSRVYPTLAIKKKAHLFVFNNGTEHITVEYLKAWSMKSARRN
- the LOC114370844 gene encoding beta-fructofuranosidase, insoluble isoenzyme 1-like isoform X2 yields the protein MALPICLTVIAIFTLCCVINCNNGVEAFHDIYPDLQSISARSVSKLQRTGYHFQPHPNGPMYYNGIYHLFYQYNPKGAVWGNIVWGHAVSKDLINWKELEPALYPSKPFDKYGVWSGSATVLPGKGPVILYTGVIDKQSNEVQLYAIPENKSDPFLRKWVKPKAFNPIVVADHSMNASVFRDPTTAWWSKDGHWRMLIGGRRKDRGMAYLYRSKDFVKWIQAKHPIHSAASTGMWECPDFYPVSLKGKNGLDISVVGSSSIKHVLKNSLDLTRYEYYTIGTYFKNKDKYIPDNTSEDGWGGLRYDYGNFYASKSFFDPSKNRRILWAWANESDSKEDDVKKGWAGIQSIPRTVWLDYGGKQLVQWPVEELNSLRKKEVKISHQKLKKGQHVEVKGITAAQADVEVTFSFSSLDRAEPFDSRWVNAQDLCSQKGSKVQGGVGPFGLLTLASEKLEEFTPVFFRIFKAPNKHVILMCSDARSSSLKRELYKPSFAGFVNVDLAKNKKLSLKSLIDHSVVESFGAGGRTNILSRVYPTLAIKKKAHLFVFNNGTEHITVEYLKAWSMKSARRN